One window of the Epinephelus moara isolate mb chromosome 22, YSFRI_EMoa_1.0, whole genome shotgun sequence genome contains the following:
- the psmb9a gene encoding proteasome subunit beta type-9, translated as MLEESGPEWLSAEVKTGTTIIAIEFDGGVVLGSDSRVSAGASVVNRVMNKLCPLHDKIYCALSGSAADAQTIAEIVNYQLDVHSTEIDEDPQVCSAATLVRNISYKYKEELSAHLIVAGWDRRDGGQVFATLNGLLTRQPFAIGGSGSSYVYGFVDAEYRRGMSKEECQQFVVNTLSLAMNRDGSSGGVAYIVIIDEHSTEEKVILGNDLPTFFDQ; from the exons ATGTTGGAAGAATCGGGGCCAGAGTGGTTGTCTGCGGAGGTGAAAACCGGG ACAACCATCATTGCCATAGAGTTTGATGGAGGGGTCGTGCTGGGGTCTGATTCCCGAGTGTCTGCAGG GGCATCAGTGGTGAACAGGGTGATGAACAAGCTGTGTCCCCTCCATGATAAGATCTACTGTGCTCTGTCAGGCTCTGCTGCTGATGCTCAGACCATTGCTGAGATAGTCAACTACCAGCTCGATGTCCATAG TACTGAGATAGATGAGGACCCCCAGGTTTGCTCAGCTGCAACTCTAGTGAGGAACATCTCGTACAAGTACAAGGAGGAGCTGTCTGCACATCTCATTGTGGCCGGCTGGGACAGAAGAGATGGAGGACAG GTGTTTGCAACCCTTAATGGTCTCCTAACAAGGCAGCCATTTGCAATTGGTGGCTCTGGCAGCTCATATGTTTATGGGTTTGTTGATGCTGAGTATCGCAGGGGCATGAGCAAGGAGGAGTGCCAGCAGTTTGTTGTCAaca CTCTGTCTTTGGCAATGAACCGGGATGGCTCCAGTGGTGGTGTGGCTTATATCGTCATCATTGATGAACACAGCACAGAGGAGAAAGTCATTCTTGGAAATGACTTGCCCACCTTCTTTGATCAGTGA
- the tap2a gene encoding antigen peptide transporter 2a: protein MKTKTLVSRQSGSYGDDYCWKMAGNIATVIRNVVALTLAVCVDLSLFYASGFVVAHNVFGHLARLWVSAALRWLALIAVTLLSLGHLKPLLLRFITVHSLLPAVFETGTEALYHEETPCGLLADMRCWLMCAGASLAGALFWEITIPDADDAAAGKEKKQKARVLLMRVLHLYKPDYLLLLGGLVFLTLAVLCEMFIPFYTGRVIDILGSHYQQNKFLSALLFMGLFSLGSSVSAGCRGGLLLCAISAFTCRVKVKLFGALTKQEIGFFETIKTGDITSRLSRDTNLMGRTVGLNVNVLLRTFIKTLGMISLMMNLSWKLTFLVLMETPITGLIQNIYDTYHQRLSLAVQDSMALANEVANEVVSGIHVVRSFNAEKHEARRYDNRLMETHNLKTFRDTVTAVYLLARRLTGLGMQVFMLYYGRLFIRSGQMTTGNLVSFILYQSDLGDNIRTLTYIFGDMLNSVGAAGKVFEYLDRKPEVSMEGKFKPDQLTGHVSFRHLSFAYPSYPNKIVLQDLSLELKSGQMTALVGPSGEGKSTCVSLLERFYEHQSGEILLDNEPLKSYDHRFLHKKIAVVSQEPVLFSGSIRDNIAYGLAECSLDEIQEAARKAYAHDFIKQLEKGYDTEVGEGGGQLSKSERQRIAIARALVRQPQVLILDEITSSLDAESENKIQQALASFPNQTLLVIAHRLKTIEKADQIVVIGDGRVQEQGTHEELMDKKGSYYKLREKLFTEENTPQ, encoded by the exons ATGAAAACTAAAACGCTGGTCTCGCGGCAGAGTGGGTCATACGGGGACGACTATTGCTGGAAAATGGCAGGTAATATAGCAACAGTAATCCGCAACGTCGTTGCTTTGACTTTAGCAGTTTGCGTCGACCTTTCATTGTTTTACGCATCAGGATTTGTCGTGGCTCACAACGTGTTTGGGCATCTTGCGCGTCTCTGGGTTTCTGCGGCTCTCCGGTGGCTGGCTTTAATTGCTGTGACTCTGCTCAGCCTCGGACATCTTAAACCCTTGCTGCTTCGTTTTATAACGGTGCATAGTCTGCTGCCCGCGGTCTTTGAGACCGGGACCGAAGCGCTTTATCATGAGGAGACTCCGTGTGGCTTGCTGGCGGATATGAGATGCTGGCTGATGTGTGCCGGAGCGTCGCTGGCTGGTGCACTGTTTTGGGAAATCACCATCCCGGACGCCGATGATGCGGCCGCCGGTaaagagaagaagcagaaagCCAGGGTGCTGTTGATGAGAGTTTTACACCTATACAAGCCCGACTATCTGTTGCTGCTTGGAGGGCTTGTTTTCCTGACGCTGGCTGTTCTGT GCGAGATGTTCATCCCTTTTTACACTGGCAGAGTCATTGACATCCTCGGCAGTCACTATCAGCAGAATAAATTCTTATCTGCACTCCTCTTCATGGGCCTGTTCTCTCTGGGCAG CTCTGTGAGTGCAGGCTGCAGAGGGGGTCTCTTACTTTGTGCCATCAGTGCCTTCACGTGCAGAGTGAAGGTCAAGCTGTTTGGAGCTTTGACCAAACAGGAAATTGGATTCTTTGAGACCATAAAGACAG GTGACATCACATCCAGGTTGTCTAGAGACACCAACTTGATGGGAAGAACAGTGGGTCTGAATGTCAATGTTCTGCTGAGGACATTCATCAAGACACTGGGCATGATCTCCCTGATGATGAATCTTTCTTGGAAGCTAACATTCCTCGTACTGATGGAGACGCCCATCACTGGCCTCATTCAGAACATCTATGACACATACCACCAG CGGCTGTCCCTGGCAGTGCAGGATTCAATGGCTCTGGCAAATGAAGTCGCGAATGAGGTTGTATCCGGTATTCACGTGGTACGGAGCTTTAACGCAGAAAAACATGAGGCACGTCGCTATGACAATCgcttgatggaaacacacaacCTCAAGACCTTCCGGGACACTGTAACGGCTGTTTACCTGCTCGCACGGAGG ttgACAGGTTTGGGTATGCAGGTCTTTATGTTGTATTATGGCAGGCTGTTCATCCGGAGTGGACAGATGACTACTGGCAACCTGGTGTCCTTCATCCTCTACCAGTCAGATCTTGGAGACAACATCAGG ACACTCACCTACATCTTTGGTGACATGCTGAACTCGGTGGGGGCTGCTGGGAAAGTGTTTGAGTACCTGGACCGAAAGCCTGAGGTCAGCATGGAGGGGAAATTCAAACCCGATCAGCTGACGGGTCATGTCAGTTTCCGCCACCTCAGTTTCGCCTATCCTTCATACCCCAACAAAATAGTGCTGCAG GACTTGTCtttggagctgaagtcaggtcAGATGACTGCACTGGTGGGTCCATCTGGAGAGGGAAAAAGCACCTGTGTGAGTCTGTTGGAGCGCTTCTATGAGCACCAGAGTGGAGAAATCCTATTGGACAATGAGCCACTGAAATCCTATGACCATCGTTTCCTCCATAAGAAG ATTGCAGTGGTGAGTCAGGAGCCTGTGCTCTTCTCTGGCTCCATCAGAGACAACATCGCCTATGGACTTGCTGAATGCTCACTGGATGAGATCCAGGAAGCAGCACGCAAAGCCTACGCCCATGACTTCATCAAGCAGCTGGAGAAAGGCTACGATACAG AGGTGGGTGAAGGTGGCGGCCAGTTATCCAAGAGTGAGAGGCAGCGGATCGCCATTGCTCGAGCTCTAGTGAGACAGCCACAGGTCCTGATCCTGGATGAAATAACCAGCTCTCTGGATGCTGAGAGTGAAAATAAG ATTCAGCAGGCCCTGGCTAGTTTTCCCAACCAGACACTGCTGGTGATCGCTCATAGGCTGAAGACGATCGAGAAGGCAGATCAGATTGTTGTGATCGGCGACGGCAGAGTTCAGGAGCAAGGGACTCACGAGGAACTGATGGACAAGAAAGGGAGCTACTACAAACTGAGAGAGAAGCTCTTCACTGAGGAAAACACACCACAGTAA
- the hsd17b8 gene encoding estradiol 17-beta-dehydrogenase 8: MWKANAKSDCHLRGSFLVTQAVAQALVACGAPKGSIVTVGSIVGKVGNIGQANYAASKAGVEGLTRTAAKELSRFGIRCNCVLPGFISTPMTDKVPEKVITKMKSLVPLGRMGEPAEVADVCAFLASDDSRYITGVSMEVTGGLFMG, from the exons ATGTGGAAAGCAAATGCCAAGAGTGACTGCCATCTTAGG GGTTCATTCTTGGTCACTCAGGCTGTTGCTCAGGCTCTTGTAGCCTGTGGCGCACCCAAAGGATCCATCGTCACTGTGGGCAGCATCGTGGGAAAG GTGGGAAACATTGGACAGGCAAATTACGCCGCTTCTAAAGCTGGAGTGGAGGGTTTAACCAGAACCGCTGCCAAAGAGCTCAGCAG GTTTGGGATTAGGTGTAATTGTGTGCTGCCAGGTTTCATATCGACTCCGATGACGGATAAAGTTCCAGAGAAAGTAATTACCAAG ATGAAGTCCTTGGTGCCTCTGGGAAGAATGGGTGAGCCTGCAG AGGTCGCTGATGTCTGTGCCTTTCTAGCTTCAGATGACTCTCGATACATCACAGGAGTCAGCATGGAAGTGACAG GTGGACTTTTCATGGGATAA